In Synechococcus sp. PCC 6312, one genomic interval encodes:
- a CDS encoding pitrilysin family protein encodes MPQISGRGKQTQQFFDVVVGAVVLGMLTWAWGLGIPVHGAILQPTTEPYVERAMHQVTEFSLKNGMRFIVMEQHQAPIISFLTYADVGGVDEPEGQTGVAHYLEHLAFKGTQKIGSQDFQQEAQYLDQLDHVFAQIQAAKQENQIEQLKSLLDKFNQIQAQASQFVVSNQYGQIVQQAGGVGLNATTSADATRYFYSFPANKLELWMSLESERFLEPVFRDFFTEKQVILEERRMRTENSATGKLFDTLLSTTFQQHPYRRPVIGYEADIANLTRQNVTDFFQQYYAPGNLTMVLVGDVEPKQVKPLAERYFGRYPMRPLPPKVTTAEPLPTAPRQAQIQLPSQPYYVEAYPCPPLKNADYPLYELLAQVLTEGRTSRLYQALVLQSQIALNVQAFTGYPGNKYPNRFVIYALPAPGHSPKEVAQAIQTELSRLQNTPISTTELNRLQTQARMDLLQALMSTEGMAKQLAEYAVKTGDWRNLFQQLDIIEAVTPADIQRVAQTLRPDQRTTIEVMSEASLG; translated from the coding sequence GTGCCTCAAATTTCAGGGCGAGGGAAGCAAACCCAGCAATTTTTCGATGTTGTTGTTGGGGCAGTTGTCCTTGGAATGTTGACTTGGGCCTGGGGCCTGGGCATACCTGTCCATGGAGCCATCCTACAGCCAACAACTGAACCCTATGTGGAGCGGGCCATGCATCAGGTGACGGAATTTAGCCTTAAAAATGGAATGCGCTTTATTGTCATGGAGCAGCACCAGGCCCCGATCATTTCTTTTCTGACCTATGCCGATGTCGGGGGAGTCGATGAACCAGAGGGACAAACTGGAGTTGCCCACTACTTAGAACATCTCGCCTTTAAGGGAACCCAGAAAATTGGCAGCCAAGATTTTCAGCAAGAAGCCCAGTATTTGGATCAATTAGATCACGTGTTTGCCCAGATCCAGGCCGCCAAACAAGAGAATCAGATCGAGCAACTCAAAAGCCTTCTAGACAAGTTCAATCAGATCCAGGCCCAGGCCAGTCAATTTGTCGTTTCTAACCAGTATGGGCAAATTGTCCAACAGGCCGGGGGCGTGGGCTTAAATGCGACAACCTCTGCAGACGCAACCCGCTACTTCTATAGTTTTCCAGCCAACAAACTTGAACTTTGGATGTCCTTAGAGTCAGAACGCTTTTTAGAGCCAGTCTTCCGAGACTTTTTTACTGAGAAGCAGGTGATCTTAGAAGAGCGGCGCATGCGGACAGAAAACTCGGCCACAGGCAAACTCTTTGATACGCTCTTAAGCACCACCTTCCAACAGCATCCCTATCGCCGGCCTGTGATTGGCTATGAAGCGGATATTGCTAACTTAACCCGCCAGAATGTTACAGACTTTTTTCAGCAGTATTATGCTCCCGGCAACTTGACAATGGTTCTGGTGGGAGATGTAGAACCGAAGCAAGTCAAACCCCTTGCTGAACGTTATTTTGGTCGTTATCCAATGCGTCCCTTACCCCCCAAGGTGACAACGGCCGAACCACTCCCAACTGCACCGCGCCAAGCCCAGATTCAACTGCCCAGCCAGCCCTACTATGTTGAAGCCTATCCCTGCCCCCCCCTCAAGAATGCTGATTATCCACTGTATGAACTCCTGGCCCAAGTCCTCACTGAAGGGCGTACCTCCCGTTTGTACCAGGCCCTAGTTTTGCAGTCTCAAATCGCCCTCAACGTCCAGGCTTTTACGGGTTATCCAGGAAATAAATATCCGAATCGGTTTGTGATTTATGCTTTACCGGCTCCTGGACATAGCCCAAAGGAAGTCGCCCAGGCCATCCAGACCGAGTTAAGCCGCCTCCAAAACACCCCGATCAGCACTACCGAACTCAACCGCCTCCAAACCCAGGCCCGCATGGATCTACTTCAAGCCCTAATGTCCACTGAAGGCATGGCGAAACAACTGGCAGAATATGCGGTCAAAACTGGAGATTGGCGTAATCTATTTCAGCAGTTAGACATCATTGAAGCCGTCACCCCAGCCGATATTCAGCGGGTAGCCCAGACCTTACGCCCAGACCAACGGACAACGATAGAAGTGATGAGTGAGGCATCCCTAGGTTAA
- a CDS encoding CPP1-like family protein — protein MSEQPSPYEQLQVSQEATFEEIQAARDTLLQTHLNDDRFRTTIEAAYDAILMDRLRLRQEGKIKVPERIRFAERLAEQPPKKTAKPTHPRFNLPWQEWIDKPPVMSFVITTLVYGSLAGLGLVANTDSLALLLALGVGFNLVWLNRKEQRLGRAFLITLVALLIGAAIGGGLASLGIFGFAGNVEGLVSVFIYFIFWIVSNFLR, from the coding sequence ATGAGCGAACAGCCCTCTCCCTACGAGCAACTGCAGGTTTCGCAGGAGGCCACCTTTGAAGAAATTCAGGCGGCACGGGACACACTACTCCAAACTCATTTAAATGACGACCGTTTCCGGACCACAATCGAGGCGGCCTACGATGCCATTTTGATGGATCGGTTACGACTACGCCAAGAAGGAAAAATTAAAGTTCCCGAGCGGATTCGCTTTGCGGAACGATTAGCCGAGCAGCCCCCCAAAAAAACCGCTAAACCCACCCACCCTCGCTTCAATCTTCCTTGGCAAGAATGGATCGATAAGCCTCCAGTCATGTCCTTCGTGATTACGACTTTGGTCTATGGCAGTTTGGCTGGCCTGGGCCTGGTGGCCAATACTGATTCCTTGGCCTTATTGCTGGCCTTGGGAGTTGGCTTTAATTTAGTTTGGTTGAATCGCAAGGAACAACGACTGGGACGAGCATTTTTGATCACCTTAGTCGCCTTACTGATTGGGGCAGCTATTGGCGGGGGTCTGGCTAGTTTGGGAATTTTTGGCTTTGCTGGTAATGTAGAAGGCCTGGTGAGTGTCTTTATTTACTTTATCTTTTGGATAGTGAGTAACTTTCTCCGATGA
- a CDS encoding ammonium transporter yields MLKLKSKQGRRAKRPGVRLRLNRNLFAQALPAIKLSPAWFACIPAALFIFLGWEFSAWAADEPLTVETLQGYLNTTFVFIAAVLVIFMNAGFGMLEAGFCRQKNAVNILAKNLIVFALATIAFWALGFSFMFGKEGGNGFIGLGGYFLSSESPDTYETFGLPIPVFFLFQVAFAGTAATIVSGAVAERIKFVDFLIFSLLLVGISYPITGHWVWGGGMLGSIGFLGEGVAFKDFAGSTVVHMVGGWAALMGAAFLGPRIGKYNPDGTPNAIPGHNMGFAMLGCLILWIGWFGFNPGSQLAADDAVPYIAVTTNLAAAAGGITATVTAWLVIGKPDLSMIINGILAGLVGITAGCAGVSYWGAVIIGAIAGIIVVFSVLFFDKIKIDDPVGATSVHLVNGGWGTLAVGLFDKDLGLLYGHGATQLIAQIVGILTIGGFTVVLTSIFWMILKATLGIRVHEEEELKGLDISEHGMEAYSGFLKE; encoded by the coding sequence ATGTTAAAGCTGAAATCGAAACAAGGGAGGCGGGCAAAACGGCCGGGAGTGAGGCTGAGGCTTAATCGCAACTTATTTGCCCAAGCTTTGCCCGCCATTAAATTATCTCCCGCCTGGTTTGCCTGCATTCCGGCGGCTTTGTTCATTTTCTTGGGCTGGGAATTCTCGGCCTGGGCGGCGGATGAACCATTGACGGTGGAAACACTACAAGGGTACTTGAATACAACCTTTGTCTTTATTGCCGCTGTTCTGGTTATTTTCATGAACGCCGGGTTCGGGATGCTGGAAGCAGGCTTCTGTCGTCAGAAAAATGCCGTTAACATCTTGGCCAAAAACTTAATTGTCTTTGCCCTGGCAACGATTGCTTTCTGGGCCCTTGGGTTTTCTTTCATGTTTGGAAAAGAAGGAGGAAATGGCTTTATTGGCCTGGGTGGTTACTTCCTGAGTAGTGAAAGCCCCGATACCTACGAAACCTTTGGCTTACCCATTCCGGTCTTTTTCCTGTTCCAGGTTGCCTTCGCTGGCACTGCGGCCACGATTGTCTCCGGAGCAGTAGCTGAACGGATTAAGTTTGTGGACTTCTTGATTTTTAGCCTATTGTTGGTGGGGATTTCCTACCCGATTACTGGCCACTGGGTTTGGGGTGGCGGGATGCTTGGCTCCATCGGTTTTCTGGGCGAAGGAGTGGCTTTCAAAGACTTTGCTGGCTCTACTGTTGTTCACATGGTTGGCGGCTGGGCAGCTCTGATGGGAGCGGCTTTCTTGGGGCCTCGGATTGGTAAATACAATCCCGATGGCACTCCCAATGCAATCCCCGGCCACAACATGGGCTTTGCGATGCTCGGCTGCTTGATCCTCTGGATCGGCTGGTTTGGGTTTAACCCTGGTTCCCAGTTGGCGGCTGATGATGCTGTCCCCTATATTGCTGTCACCACAAACTTAGCCGCTGCCGCTGGTGGAATTACCGCCACCGTGACTGCTTGGCTTGTTATTGGTAAGCCTGATCTCTCGATGATCATCAACGGAATTCTGGCTGGCCTGGTGGGGATTACGGCTGGGTGCGCCGGTGTGTCCTACTGGGGAGCTGTGATCATTGGGGCTATTGCGGGAATTATTGTCGTCTTTTCTGTGTTGTTCTTTGACAAAATTAAGATTGACGATCCCGTTGGGGCCACCTCGGTTCACCTGGTTAATGGAGGTTGGGGAACTCTAGCTGTGGGTCTGTTTGACAAGGACTTAGGCTTGCTCTACGGTCACGGTGCTACCCAGTTGATTGCTCAGATCGTCGGTATTCTCACCATTGGTGGCTTCACCGTTGTCCTGACCTCTATCTTCTGGATGATCTTGAAAGCTACCCTCGGCATTCGGGTGCATGAGGAAGAAGAACTTAAAGGCTTGGACATCAGCGAGCATGGGATGGAAGCTTACAGCGGGTTCTTGAAAGAGTAG
- a CDS encoding Tab2/Atab2 family RNA-binding protein, whose product MGTIWELDFYSRPILDAQQKKLWEVLICNRQLTFQFAKYCSGAEANARWLMSAIQEAVQQWQQEFNLPESERPERIRFFRRPMNSIILRGCEAAGIPGLASRRTFGLYEWLAERQEQVYPQTPGYQPLIAPPPELPQAKALPLPDALQGQKWQFVSLPAGEFANATEWEIKFGEVFSLSGLDPESLIPGIIIYSQRALPLAAWMSGLEPACLSLELGPDPQLVLETGADDRWTLVTLPNKDLITAAEAFMAAQAQVKNLHFLAVQASPEREDFAGFWLMQAWSLV is encoded by the coding sequence ATGGGGACAATTTGGGAGTTAGATTTTTATTCGCGCCCTATTTTAGATGCACAACAAAAGAAACTCTGGGAAGTTTTAATTTGTAACCGTCAGTTAACATTCCAATTTGCCAAATATTGCTCTGGAGCAGAAGCCAATGCTCGCTGGTTGATGTCCGCTATTCAGGAGGCCGTTCAGCAGTGGCAGCAGGAATTTAATTTGCCAGAGTCAGAACGACCGGAGCGGATTCGCTTTTTTCGCCGCCCCATGAACAGCATTATTCTGCGGGGATGTGAAGCGGCTGGAATTCCCGGATTGGCGAGTCGCCGCACCTTTGGTCTCTATGAGTGGTTAGCAGAACGCCAAGAGCAGGTCTATCCCCAAACCCCCGGCTATCAGCCCTTGATTGCCCCACCCCCCGAACTACCCCAGGCCAAAGCCCTACCATTACCAGATGCCCTTCAAGGTCAGAAATGGCAATTTGTCAGTCTACCCGCGGGCGAATTTGCCAACGCAACTGAGTGGGAGATTAAGTTTGGCGAGGTGTTTTCCTTGTCTGGCCTCGATCCTGAGTCATTAATTCCCGGAATTATCATTTATTCGCAGCGAGCATTACCTCTGGCGGCCTGGATGTCGGGACTGGAACCAGCTTGCTTAAGCTTAGAACTGGGCCCTGATCCGCAATTGGTGTTGGAAACAGGAGCCGATGACCGCTGGACACTCGTAACATTGCCCAATAAAGACCTAATCACTGCGGCAGAAGCGTTTATGGCGGCCCAAGCTCAAGTAAAAAACCTCCATTTCTTGGCCGTCCAAGCTAGTCCTGAGCGGGAAGATTTTGCTGGATTTTGGTTGATGCAGGCCTGGTCTTTAGTGTGA
- a CDS encoding UPF0175 family protein, whose protein sequence is MSTQLNISYPDTWPDALSRTPEEFEQEAKWAMAVKLFELKRLSSGMAATLLGVERITFLLKLDDYGVAMIDLTEEELLSDLSNA, encoded by the coding sequence ATGTCAACCCAACTGAACATTAGTTATCCTGATACCTGGCCCGATGCCCTCAGCCGGACGCCCGAAGAATTTGAGCAAGAAGCAAAATGGGCCATGGCAGTAAAACTGTTTGAGTTAAAGCGTTTATCTTCAGGAATGGCTGCAACATTATTAGGGGTAGAGCGAATAACTTTTCTTCTTAAACTTGATGACTATGGTGTAGCCATGATTGATCTCACTGAAGAAGAACTACTCTCTGATCTTTCCAATGCTTAA
- a CDS encoding aldo/keto reductase: METRPLGQTDMQITPIIMGTWQAGKRWWVGIEDQDSIQTIRAAYDAGITTIDTAEVYGEGHSEQIVAQALGDVRQHCVYATKVFANHLRYAEVIRACQRSLKNLKTDYIDLYQIHWPAGSFNSDLVPISETMAALLELQKQGKIRAIGVSNFSRQQLEDAMACGRIECIQPPYSLFWRWVEADIQPYCIEHNLTIMAYSALAQGLLTGRYGPGHEFPTGDNRRANILFQGETYIQALNTLEQLKPIAANHHTTLGNLALAWLIAQPQTSAIVGARYPQQAQENAQASQIKLSPEELATIDQLSQAVIATIPARPVMWNW, translated from the coding sequence ATGGAAACTCGGCCCCTTGGACAAACCGATATGCAAATTACCCCCATCATTATGGGAACTTGGCAAGCTGGTAAACGCTGGTGGGTAGGGATTGAGGATCAGGACTCGATTCAAACGATTCGGGCTGCCTATGATGCGGGCATTACCACCATTGATACGGCTGAAGTTTATGGGGAAGGTCACTCGGAGCAAATTGTCGCCCAGGCCTTGGGGGATGTCCGTCAGCATTGCGTCTATGCCACTAAAGTCTTTGCTAATCATCTCCGTTATGCTGAAGTAATCCGGGCCTGTCAACGCTCTCTGAAAAACCTAAAAACCGACTACATTGACCTCTATCAAATTCATTGGCCGGCTGGCTCTTTTAATAGTGATTTAGTTCCGATTAGCGAGACGATGGCGGCCTTACTGGAACTTCAAAAACAAGGCAAAATTCGGGCAATCGGGGTCTCTAATTTTTCTCGGCAGCAACTTGAAGACGCGATGGCCTGTGGTCGCATTGAATGTATCCAGCCTCCCTATTCCCTGTTTTGGCGATGGGTGGAAGCGGATATCCAGCCCTATTGCATCGAACACAATCTGACTATTATGGCTTACTCTGCTCTGGCTCAAGGGTTGCTCACCGGACGATATGGCCCAGGCCATGAATTTCCCACAGGAGACAATCGGCGGGCTAACATTCTTTTTCAGGGAGAAACCTATATCCAGGCCCTCAACACCCTTGAACAACTCAAACCCATTGCCGCAAATCATCACACAACCCTGGGAAATCTTGCCTTAGCCTGGCTCATTGCCCAACCCCAAACCTCAGCCATAGTCGGAGCTAGATACCCCCAGCAAGCCCAGGAAAACGCCCAGGCCAGCCAAATTAAGCTATCCCCAGAGGAACTTGCCACCATTGATCAACTCAGTCAAGCTGTCATTGCCACTATCCCCGCCCGGCCTGTGATGTGGAACTGGTAA
- the dnaN gene encoding DNA polymerase III subunit beta → MKVVCPQNSLSSKLSLLSRVAPTNPSHPILANILLNAADDYLSLTVFDLSLGMQVWLPATVKVPGTITVSAKLFNEMVSRLPNQDIEITAEDTQVILDYGSGHYQMQGITAEEFPALPSLEEVASLQLTATTLRDGLQNSLFAASSDESKQVLTGLHVSFKPDGLEFAATDGHRLAVAAAIQDIPSTLSPITIPAKSLRELERLLSKQESDLTMRCDTSQVVFEIPGEACLTSRLLEGQYPNYTQLLPRQFERQVTVERALLVAALERVAVLAAQKNNVVKIILNTEKQQLELSAEAPQLGSGQELIPAQISGESLEVAFNVKYVLDGLKVMAAAEVQLQLNGPTTPAILTPLGGMKLTYLVMPIQIRN, encoded by the coding sequence ATGAAAGTCGTCTGTCCTCAAAATTCCCTCAGTAGTAAGTTGTCCCTGCTCAGTCGGGTTGCCCCCACCAATCCTTCCCATCCGATTTTGGCGAATATTCTCCTGAATGCTGCCGATGACTACCTGAGCTTGACGGTGTTTGACTTGAGTTTGGGCATGCAGGTGTGGCTACCCGCGACGGTAAAAGTTCCGGGGACAATCACCGTTTCCGCTAAGTTATTTAACGAAATGGTCTCGCGGTTACCAAATCAGGACATTGAAATTACGGCTGAAGATACGCAAGTTATCCTGGATTATGGCTCTGGACATTACCAAATGCAGGGGATTACCGCCGAAGAATTTCCTGCCTTACCGAGCCTCGAAGAAGTTGCCTCCTTGCAATTAACCGCGACGACCCTCCGGGATGGGTTACAGAATAGTCTCTTTGCCGCCAGTAGTGATGAAAGCAAACAGGTGTTGACCGGACTCCATGTCAGTTTTAAGCCCGATGGCCTGGAATTTGCGGCTACGGATGGGCATCGGTTAGCAGTGGCAGCAGCGATTCAAGACATTCCCAGTACCCTATCGCCAATTACAATTCCGGCGAAGTCCTTGCGAGAACTGGAGCGGCTGTTGAGTAAGCAAGAATCTGACCTGACCATGCGCTGTGATACCTCCCAAGTTGTTTTTGAAATTCCTGGTGAGGCCTGTTTAACCAGTCGGCTCCTAGAAGGGCAATATCCCAATTACACCCAACTCCTCCCCCGTCAGTTTGAGCGGCAAGTGACTGTAGAACGGGCTTTATTAGTGGCGGCTTTAGAACGGGTCGCAGTATTGGCGGCTCAGAAGAACAATGTTGTCAAAATCATTCTGAACACCGAGAAACAACAATTGGAGTTATCGGCGGAAGCGCCACAATTAGGGAGCGGTCAAGAACTAATCCCTGCCCAAATTTCGGGAGAGTCTTTGGAAGTGGCGTTTAATGTCAAATATGTTTTGGATGGCTTGAAAGTCATGGCCGCCGCAGAAGTCCAACTGCAACTCAATGGGCCGACGACCCCAGCCATTTTGACTCCCTTGGGCGGGATGAAGCTCACCTATTTGGTCATGCCGATTCAAATCCGTAATTAG
- a CDS encoding protochlorophyllide reductase: MAEQYTPTVVITGASSGVGLQAARALAEKGWHVVMACRDLSKTETVAKSVGMKPENYTILPLDLADLSKVRLFVEKFRATGKPLDALVCNAAVYLPLLKEPLRSVDGYELSVATNHLGHFLLCNLMLEDLKKSTYPDRRLVILGTVTANPKELGGKIPIPAPPDLGNLAGFEAGFKAPISMINGKPFKPGKAYKDSKLCNVLTMRELHRRYHDSTGITFSSLYPGCVADTPLFRNHYPLFQKLFPLFQKNITGGYVSQELAGDRVAAVVADPELKESGIYWSWGNRQQPGRRSFAQEVSNEAQDDAKARKLWDLSAKLCGLS; the protein is encoded by the coding sequence ATGGCAGAACAATATACCCCTACAGTCGTGATTACCGGAGCCTCTTCTGGCGTTGGGTTACAAGCTGCACGGGCCCTGGCCGAAAAAGGGTGGCACGTTGTTATGGCCTGTCGCGATTTGTCCAAAACCGAAACCGTCGCCAAATCCGTGGGGATGAAACCCGAGAATTACACGATCTTGCCCCTAGATTTAGCCGACTTAAGTAAGGTGCGGCTGTTTGTGGAAAAATTTCGGGCCACCGGAAAACCCCTAGATGCCCTAGTCTGTAATGCTGCCGTCTATCTACCCCTCCTGAAAGAACCCCTCCGCAGTGTCGATGGCTATGAACTCAGCGTTGCGACCAATCACCTGGGGCATTTTCTCCTCTGTAATTTGATGCTCGAAGACCTGAAAAAATCCACCTATCCTGATCGCCGTCTTGTGATCTTAGGAACCGTAACTGCTAATCCCAAGGAACTGGGCGGTAAAATTCCGATTCCGGCTCCCCCTGACTTAGGTAATCTGGCTGGATTTGAGGCCGGGTTTAAGGCCCCCATTTCGATGATTAACGGCAAACCCTTCAAACCCGGAAAAGCCTACAAAGATAGTAAATTGTGTAATGTCTTAACCATGCGGGAGTTGCATCGGCGTTACCATGACTCAACGGGCATTACCTTTAGCTCCCTCTATCCAGGCTGTGTGGCCGATACACCCTTGTTCCGCAATCACTATCCCCTGTTCCAAAAGCTTTTCCCCTTGTTTCAGAAAAATATTACCGGCGGCTATGTTTCCCAAGAGTTAGCTGGAGATCGGGTGGCGGCTGTGGTGGCGGATCCAGAGTTGAAAGAATCGGGTATTTACTGGAGCTGGGGGAATCGGCAACAACCCGGCCGGCGTTCCTTTGCTCAGGAAGTCTCTAATGAAGCCCAAGATGATGCCAAGGCCCGCAAGTTATGGGATTTGAGTGCCAAACTCTGTGGTCTGAGCTAA
- a CDS encoding LysR family transcriptional regulator gives MDRLAWMKSFVRAVETNSFSAVAREQQTTQPTISKHIAALERYLGVQLLIRSTTYLSLTDEGKQFYTYCQHILETLAEAEANLQAPQNPVGMLRVGCSVLFGQMQIVPRLPKFLAQYPDVKVNLQMADHHVDLVEEGLDVAIRIGGIEDDLLVTHRIGTTRRVAIATETYFKQAGIPQAPEELQDHNCIVYTNLATGNEWYFLQQTDCIKVEVQGQFQTNSSVAVRAAVVSGMGIAIAPVWMFGDEIYQETLKIVLKDYEPTPMPIHAVYRRSRFTSAKVQCFIQFLTDEFIRDRWVCP, from the coding sequence ATGGATCGCCTGGCCTGGATGAAGAGTTTTGTCAGGGCGGTAGAAACCAACAGTTTCTCTGCGGTGGCCCGAGAACAACAGACGACACAACCGACAATTAGTAAACACATTGCAGCGTTAGAAAGATACTTAGGGGTGCAATTACTGATTCGCTCAACCACCTATCTCAGTTTGACGGATGAAGGCAAACAATTTTATACCTATTGCCAGCACATTCTTGAAACCCTGGCGGAAGCTGAGGCCAATCTCCAGGCCCCGCAAAATCCAGTTGGAATGCTTCGGGTTGGCTGTTCCGTCTTGTTTGGGCAAATGCAGATTGTGCCGCGATTGCCAAAATTTCTGGCCCAATACCCCGATGTTAAGGTCAATTTACAGATGGCCGATCACCATGTTGATTTGGTTGAGGAAGGCCTGGATGTGGCGATTCGCATTGGTGGGATTGAGGATGACTTATTAGTGACGCATCGGATTGGCACAACTCGCCGAGTAGCCATTGCCACAGAAACCTATTTCAAGCAAGCGGGCATCCCCCAGGCCCCAGAAGAGTTACAAGACCACAACTGTATTGTTTATACCAATTTAGCCACGGGCAACGAATGGTATTTTCTTCAGCAAACAGACTGCATCAAGGTTGAAGTTCAAGGGCAATTTCAAACCAATAGCTCTGTTGCCGTCCGGGCCGCTGTGGTCTCTGGGATGGGGATTGCGATTGCCCCAGTGTGGATGTTTGGCGATGAAATTTACCAAGAAACCCTGAAAATTGTTTTGAAAGATTATGAACCAACGCCAATGCCCATTCATGCCGTTTATCGCCGCAGTCGTTTTACTTCTGCCAAAGTGCAGTGCTTTATCCAGTTTTTAACCGATGAGTTTATCCGGGATCGGTGGGTCTGTCCCTAG